One region of Salvelinus sp. IW2-2015 unplaced genomic scaffold, ASM291031v2 Un_scaffold8366, whole genome shotgun sequence genomic DNA includes:
- the LOC139027213 gene encoding octapeptide-repeat protein T2-like, with the protein MAEEDRAKQQGREGEGGGVRRGSESERGVGPPRRGEEGHESERARVGRQCQEGGGERKRGDRRAAEGEESDIEGRPPPTRSREEKRIEEPRPHRALQRNSPHKTPREEGTRRQTRSRPREGGTGLAPGRRRRSDLQEPR; encoded by the exons ATGGCTGAGGAGGACCGAGCGAAGCAGCAGGGGAGGGAAGGCGAGGGAGGAG GGGTGAGGCGAGGGAGTGAGAGCGAAAGAGGGGTGGGCCCGCCGCGCAGGGGGGAGGAAGGGCACGAGAGCGAAAGAGCTCGGGTCGGCCGGCAGtgtcaggagggaggaggagagcgaaagagaggcgACCGGCGGGCGGCCGAGGGTGAGGAGAGCGATATAGAGGGCCGACCGCCGCCGACGCGCTCGAGGGAGGAGAAGCGAATAGAAGAGCCGAGGCCGCACCGCGCGTTGCAGCGCAACAGCCCGCACAAGACACCGAGGGAGGAGGGCACACGCCGCCAGACGCGCAGCAGGCCGCGCGAGGGAGGGACCGGGCTGGCGCCGGGCAGGCGAAGGAGAAGCGACCTACAAGAACCGAGGAG